From the genome of Streptomyces sp. NBC_01341, one region includes:
- a CDS encoding gamma-glutamylcyclotransferase: MSLYAAYAGNLDARLMTRRAPHSPLRGTGWLNGWRLTFGGEQMGWEGALATVVEAPRSQVFVALYDLAPMDEDSMDRWEGVGLDIYRRMRVRVHTLDGDEPAWMYVLNGYEGGLPSARYLGEVADAAESAGAPHDYVMNVRKHPC, encoded by the coding sequence ATGTCGCTCTACGCCGCGTACGCCGGCAACCTCGACGCGCGGCTGATGACGCGCCGCGCACCGCACTCCCCGCTGCGCGGCACGGGCTGGCTCAACGGCTGGCGGCTGACGTTCGGTGGGGAGCAGATGGGCTGGGAGGGCGCGCTGGCCACGGTGGTGGAGGCCCCCCGCTCCCAGGTCTTCGTCGCGCTGTACGACCTGGCGCCCATGGACGAGGACTCCATGGACCGCTGGGAGGGCGTCGGCCTCGACATCTACCGGCGCATGCGGGTGCGCGTCCACACCCTGGACGGAGACGAGCCCGCCTGGATGTACGTGCTCAACGGGTACGAGGGCGGGCTGCCCTCCGCCAGGTACCTGGGCGAGGTGGCGGACGCCGCCGAATCCGCCGGCGCACCCCACGACTACGTGATGAACGTGCGCAAGCACCCCTGCTGA
- a CDS encoding purine-nucleoside phosphorylase, protein MNASVIPDHIQGDPLAAAADAAARLRELTGVETHDVALVMGSGWAPAGEALGAPEAEFPVTALPGFPAPAVEGHGGTIRSYRIGEKRVLVFLGRTHYYEGRGVAAVAHGVRTAVAAGCGTVVLTNGCGGLREGMRPGQPVLISDHINLTAASPIVGANFVDLTDLYSPRLRALCKEIDDTLEEGVYVQFPGPHYETPAEIGMVRVMGGDLVGMSTVLEAIAAREAGAEVLGISLVTNLAAGLSGEPLNHEEVLQAGRDSATRMGALLARVLDRI, encoded by the coding sequence GTGAACGCATCTGTTATTCCGGACCACATCCAGGGCGACCCTCTCGCCGCCGCCGCCGACGCCGCCGCCCGCCTGCGCGAGCTGACCGGCGTCGAGACCCACGACGTCGCCCTCGTGATGGGCTCCGGCTGGGCCCCCGCCGGCGAGGCGCTCGGCGCCCCGGAGGCCGAGTTCCCCGTCACCGCGCTGCCGGGCTTCCCGGCCCCGGCCGTGGAAGGGCACGGCGGCACGATCCGCTCCTACCGCATCGGCGAGAAGCGCGTCCTGGTCTTCCTCGGCCGCACGCACTACTACGAGGGCCGCGGCGTCGCTGCGGTGGCCCACGGCGTGCGCACGGCCGTCGCGGCGGGCTGCGGGACCGTCGTCCTGACCAACGGCTGCGGCGGGCTCCGCGAGGGCATGCGCCCCGGCCAGCCGGTCCTCATCAGCGACCACATCAACCTCACGGCGGCCTCGCCGATCGTGGGCGCGAACTTCGTCGACCTGACCGACCTGTACTCACCGCGGCTGCGCGCACTGTGCAAGGAGATCGACGACACGCTCGAAGAGGGTGTGTACGTGCAGTTCCCCGGCCCGCACTACGAGACCCCGGCCGAGATCGGCATGGTCCGGGTCATGGGCGGCGACCTCGTCGGCATGTCGACGGTCCTCGAGGCCATCGCCGCACGTGAGGCCGGTGCCGAGGTGCTGGGCATCTCCCTGGTCACGAACCTGGCCGCGGGCCTGAGCGGCGAACCCCTCAACCACGAGGAGGTCCTCCAGGCAGGCCGCGACTCCGCCACCCGGATGGGCGCCCTGCTGGCCCGGGTGCTCGACCGCATCTGA